The genomic window AGTCTTCTGGGCCGACCGCCAGAGCTCCCTGAACCGGTCTTCTATGCCTCCAGCCCGGAGGTTGTCGAAGAACCACGCCTGAAGGCTACCGCTCACGAAGGACGCTCCCAAAGTCCCGAGTAGCTCCGAGGCGAGGAGGACCCAGAAGTTTGAGAGAAAGAGCAGGAGAACCGTTGAGATGGGGATTATCGAAAGTCCTATGAGAACGCTCGTTTTTCGGCTCACCTTGTCGCCGACAATACCCGTGGGAACCTCGAAGAGAAAAAAGCCGAGGCCACCGACGGCGGTTGCAAGGCCTATCTCCCCATAGCTCAGTCCTCTGGAGAGGTAGTATATTACCGCGATGTTCCCGAGGAAACCAGCGTAGGTCAGTGCAAAGAGTAGGGTGAACCTCCTCACCCAGTCCATACCCTCACCCGAACAGTCCCAGTGCCGGTCCAAGGGTTATCGCCATGCTCAGAAGCCCGCCGAGGATTAAAGCTGGAACCGTCTGCCTTTTCTCAATTCCGAGGAGGTAAGCCGCTAAAGCTCCGGTCCATATTCCAGTCCCGGGCAGGGGTATCGCGACGAATATTGTAAGCCCTATGAAGCCCCACTTCTCGACGTAGGGGTGGGCCTTTTTCCTGACTCGCTCGACGTAGTAGAGATAAAGATGAGCTATTTTCATCAGGGGTGTCCCTTCGAGCCAGAGCATGATTCGGTCTATGTAAGGCAGAACCACCGGAAGGACGAGGGAGAGCGTCAGAACGCCGAGGGAAGCAGCCAAAAGCGTCTCCCACAGGGGATAGCCTTTCCCAATGCCGTAAACTATCGCGTAGCGCCCCTCAAAGGTTGGAACGAGCGAGAGGAGGAACACCTGAAGGAAGCTATTCAATGTCCAGCACCCCCAGTTTAAGCGCGTTCACAACGGCGCGGTAGTAGGGGAGCCACCAATCCTCGGTTAGCTCAACCAGCAGGGCGACCCACGGCCCGAGGAACGCCGAAAAGAGCACGTCGCTGAACCAGTGGACGTGGAGGAGAAGCCTTGAGAGGCCTATCCCAAGCGCCCACCCCCACCAGAGGGGCCAGAACTTTTTCCAGCGCTTTGCGAGGAAATACGCCAAAACGAAGGCCCTTGCCGTGTGGCCAGAGGGGAAGGCGAAGTAGTCGAGGTTTTTTATTGACTCAATTAGGCTCCAGTGAACCTGTCCCTCTCCCGGTCTGGGGACGCCTATCAGGACCTTCAGCAGGCCCACTATGACCATAGAGACTGCAATACCGGCGGTTAGTTCAAGGGTGAACCTGCTCAATCTTCCCCTGTCCTTAAAGTCCCATAGAACGAAGAGGATGAGGTAGAGGGCGGTGAGGGCGAAGCTCGCGGTATCCGTGAAGGTGCTGGTTAGGGAGCCGCCTGAAGGAAGAGCAGAGTTCACCCACTCGTTTATCCCGTTAAATGCCCCAGCTATCTGCAGGATCAGGATCACGAGGAGTGCGAGCGTGAGTGCCGGGAAATCTCTCTTGAGCTCAGACTTTGCCATGGCACTCTACGATAGGGATGGGT from Thermococcus sp. includes these protein-coding regions:
- a CDS encoding COG2426 family protein, with the protein product MNSFLQVFLLSLVPTFEGRYAIVYGIGKGYPLWETLLAASLGVLTLSLVLPVVLPYIDRIMLWLEGTPLMKIAHLYLYYVERVRKKAHPYVEKWGFIGLTIFVAIPLPGTGIWTGALAAYLLGIEKRQTVPALILGGLLSMAITLGPALGLFG
- a CDS encoding phosphatase PAP2 family protein encodes the protein MAKSELKRDFPALTLALLVILILQIAGAFNGINEWVNSALPSGGSLTSTFTDTASFALTALYLILFVLWDFKDRGRLSRFTLELTAGIAVSMVIVGLLKVLIGVPRPGEGQVHWSLIESIKNLDYFAFPSGHTARAFVLAYFLAKRWKKFWPLWWGWALGIGLSRLLLHVHWFSDVLFSAFLGPWVALLVELTEDWWLPYYRAVVNALKLGVLDIE